Part of the Tolypothrix sp. PCC 7910 genome, ATAGAAAACCTAGAAGCCCGTGTCAAAATTTGTCAGCAAAAAATCCAAGGACTCTCTTTAACAGAAGTACCTACAGTTGCTTGCATTGAATGGATCGATCCGTTGATGACAGCTGCTAATTGGATCCCGGAATTAGTCAACTTGGCAGGTGGGCAAACGCTGTTTAGTTCCCCAGGTCAACCATCGGCTGTTTTACCTTGGGAAACACTCATAGCCAGTAATCCCCATATCATTATCTTTATGCCTTGCGGTTGGGATTTAGAACGCACTCGCCAAGAAGCGCAGTTATTAACTCAAAGTTCGGACTGGCAAAAACTTCATGCTGCCCAAACTGGTAGAGTCTACATTACCGATGGCAATGCCTATTTTAACCGTCCAGGGCCAAGGCTAGTAGATTCTCTAGAAATTTTGGCAGAAATGTTGCATCCCGAAATTTTTGATTATGGCTACAAAGGTACAGCCTGGGAAGCTTTAACAACTGATGAAGTGATGGTTTTATCCAGAAGTTAAGCTATTACACCTTGAAATTAAGTGGCCATTCGCGAGGTTGGTTAACTGTTGACTGTTAACCGTTGATAGTCAGCACAATAAAATCTGCAAATTTCACTACTTAATTCATATATACAAGGGTAGAATGGCACTTACTGTAGCGGGATTTAGACCCCCGACTTTTTGAAGAAGCTGGGGGTCTGAGCAGTAATGTTTATTTAAATAAGTGCTATTCCACCCTACTGACTGTTTCTGCCTACAAAGTTTTTAGTTGAAA contains:
- a CDS encoding cobalamin-binding protein is translated as MKDSSVRIVSLIPSGTEILAALGLSNAIVGRSHECDYPPEIQDRPICTAARINTNASSRKIHDDVNDLLQSALSIYEINTEILEQLRPTHIVTQDQCDVCAVSLEEVEKAVASFIDSSPQIISLQPNLLQDIWNDIEHIGNIFQVDSVKLIENLEARVKICQQKIQGLSLTEVPTVACIEWIDPLMTAANWIPELVNLAGGQTLFSSPGQPSAVLPWETLIASNPHIIIFMPCGWDLERTRQEAQLLTQSSDWQKLHAAQTGRVYITDGNAYFNRPGPRLVDSLEILAEMLHPEIFDYGYKGTAWEALTTDEVMVLSRS